From Panicum hallii strain FIL2 chromosome 2, PHallii_v3.1, whole genome shotgun sequence, a single genomic window includes:
- the LOC112882542 gene encoding transcription termination factor MTEF1, chloroplastic-like isoform X2 yields MLRLRNRLLPLVSAASQLPSPIHRSDCFRLLSNSPAPFSLEDYLVASCGLAPAQARSASKKALAEASRLSAKAFNDLTSARHHTRFDPDAVVALLSSIGLSRADIADVVAADPLFLRSRVDRLGPRLRDLRDSVGLSVPQIARFLAVGSRLMRGCSDLGPKIQFYVNFFGSFEKLLSFMKGNNSLLTADLDKEVLQRAEELGVPRSSGKFRQAVAALACTTKQRDTAMLEFLKTTLGCSKSEAAIAVSKVPVILSLSEQNLLRKFQFMINDVGLEPQYILERSILFTHSLEKRLVPRHCVMKILLAKGLLETNLSFYSIARMGEKSFRLRFIDYHKDSVTGLADAYAAACRGRVPSGDQL; encoded by the exons ATGCTGCGCCTCCGAAATCGCCTCCTCCCTCTCGTCAGCGCCGCCTCCCAGCTCCCCTCCCCTATCCACCGCAGCGACTGCTTCCGCCTCCTCTCCAACTCCCCCGCCCCATTCTCCCTCGAGGACTACCTCGTCGCCTCCTGCGGCCTCGCCCCAGCCCAGGCCcgcagcgcatccaagaaggCGCTCGCCGAGGCGTCCAGACTGTCCGCGAAGGCGTTCAACGACCTCACCTCCGCCCGCCACCACACCCGCTTCGACCCCGACGCCGTCGTCGCCCTGCTATCCAGCATCGGCCTCTCCCGCGCCGACATCGCCGACGTCGTCGCCGCCGACCCGCTGTTCCTCCGCTCTAGGGTGGACAGGCTCGGGCCCCGCCTCCGCGACCTCCGCGACAGCGTGGGGCTCTCCGTTCCCCAGATCGCCCGCTTCCTCGCGGTCGGCTCCCGGTTGATGCGCGGCTGCAGCGACCTCGGTCCCAAGATCCAGTTCTACGTCAACTTCTTTGGCTCATTCGAGAAGCTACTATCGTTCATGAAGGGGAACAACTCCCTTCTAACCGCGGACCTTGATAAG GAGGTCTTGCAGCGCGCGGAAGAGCTTGGGGTGCCCCGCAGCTCGGGGAAGTTCAGGCAGGCCGTGGCGGCTCTCGCCTGTACCACCAAACAGAGGGATACTGCCATGCTTGAGTTTTTGAAGACAACTCTCGGCTGCTCCAAGAGCGAAGCTGCCATTGCAGTGTCCAAGGTACCAGTCATTTTATCATTGTCTGAGCAGAATCTTCTCCGTAAGTTTCAATTCATGATCAATGACGTTGGACTGGAGCCACAGTACATTCTGGAAAGGTCTATCCTGTTCACACACAGCCTGGAGAAGCGGCTAGTGCCCCGGCATTGTGTCATGAAGATCCTGCTCGCAAAGGGATTGCTGGAGACCAATTTGAGCTTTTACTCAATAGCTAGAATGGGAGAGAAGAGTTTCAGATTGAGGTTCATCGACTATCATAAGGACTCTGTTACTGGGCTTGCGGATGCATATGCCGCTGCCTGTCGGGGCCGTGTGCCCTCCGGCGACCAGCTTTAA
- the LOC112882542 gene encoding uncharacterized protein LOC112882542 isoform X1 — protein sequence MLRLRNRLLPLVSAASQLPSPIHRSDCFRLLSNSPAPFSLEDYLVASCGLAPAQARSASKKALAEASRLSAKAFNDLTSARHHTRFDPDAVVALLSSIGLSRADIADVVAADPLFLRSRVDRLGPRLRDLRDSVGLSVPQIARFLAVGSRLMRGCSDLGPKIQFYVNFFGSFEKLLSFMKGNNSLLTADLDKVIKPNIALLRQRGLSVRDIAQLCSRNARLLTFNPERVQEVLQRAEELGVPRSSGKFRQAVAALACTTKQRDTAMLEFLKTTLGCSKSEAAIAVSKYILERSILFTHSLEKRLVPRHCVMKILLAKGLLETNLSFYSIARMGEKSFRLRFIDYHKDSVTGLADAYAAACRGRVPSGDQL from the exons ATGCTGCGCCTCCGAAATCGCCTCCTCCCTCTCGTCAGCGCCGCCTCCCAGCTCCCCTCCCCTATCCACCGCAGCGACTGCTTCCGCCTCCTCTCCAACTCCCCCGCCCCATTCTCCCTCGAGGACTACCTCGTCGCCTCCTGCGGCCTCGCCCCAGCCCAGGCCcgcagcgcatccaagaaggCGCTCGCCGAGGCGTCCAGACTGTCCGCGAAGGCGTTCAACGACCTCACCTCCGCCCGCCACCACACCCGCTTCGACCCCGACGCCGTCGTCGCCCTGCTATCCAGCATCGGCCTCTCCCGCGCCGACATCGCCGACGTCGTCGCCGCCGACCCGCTGTTCCTCCGCTCTAGGGTGGACAGGCTCGGGCCCCGCCTCCGCGACCTCCGCGACAGCGTGGGGCTCTCCGTTCCCCAGATCGCCCGCTTCCTCGCGGTCGGCTCCCGGTTGATGCGCGGCTGCAGCGACCTCGGTCCCAAGATCCAGTTCTACGTCAACTTCTTTGGCTCATTCGAGAAGCTACTATCGTTCATGAAGGGGAACAACTCCCTTCTAACCGCGGACCTTGATAAGGTGATCAAGCCTAACATCGCCTTGCTTCGCCAGCGCGGCCTAAGTGTTCGAGATATTGCCCAGCTGTGTTCAAGGAACGCGCGGCTGCTTACGTTCAACCCGGAGCGTGTGCAGGAGGTCTTGCAGCGCGCGGAAGAGCTTGGGGTGCCCCGCAGCTCGGGGAAGTTCAGGCAGGCCGTGGCGGCTCTCGCCTGTACCACCAAACAGAGGGATACTGCCATGCTTGAGTTTTTGAAGACAACTCTCGGCTGCTCCAAGAGCGAAGCTGCCATTGCAGTGTCCAAG TACATTCTGGAAAGGTCTATCCTGTTCACACACAGCCTGGAGAAGCGGCTAGTGCCCCGGCATTGTGTCATGAAGATCCTGCTCGCAAAGGGATTGCTGGAGACCAATTTGAGCTTTTACTCAATAGCTAGAATGGGAGAGAAGAGTTTCAGATTGAGGTTCATCGACTATCATAAGGACTCTGTTACTGGGCTTGCGGATGCATATGCCGCTGCCTGTCGGGGCCGTGTGCCCTCCGGCGACCAGCTTTAA